A genomic region of Marinobacter sp. NP-4(2019) contains the following coding sequences:
- the argA gene encoding amino-acid N-acetyltransferase, with protein sequence MKSNDWLHGFRHSSPYINTHRGRTVVLTIGGDAIAHDNFINIIHDIALLSSLGVRLVVVFGARPQIQERLDEAGVESSFHRDLRVTREQHLPLVLQAIGGLRAYLESRLSMGLVNSPMHNARIRVSGGNFVAARPVGVLDGIDFGYTGRVRRVDVAGIEKLLELGHIVLLPPQGYSPTGDAFNLSYEDVGSQVAAALQAEKLIMFIDDQGLLESDGSLIRELSARQANERLAAGAVTGHDAALLKAACDACVKGVRRSHIISYVNDGALLEELFTRDGSGTLVSGDHYEQIRQARVEDIGGVLELIQPLEEQGILVRRSREMLETEIDRFVVAERDGTIVGCAALYHYPDEGAGELSCFAVDPNYRRSGRGDDILAMVEKLARGQGIQQLFVLTTQTEHWFRERGFQPSTVQALPGPKLASYNTQRNSKVFVKTL encoded by the coding sequence TTGAAATCTAACGACTGGCTGCATGGGTTCCGCCACTCATCTCCCTATATCAACACCCACCGTGGGCGTACGGTGGTGCTGACCATCGGTGGCGATGCGATTGCCCATGACAACTTCATCAACATTATCCATGACATCGCGCTGCTGAGCAGTCTTGGGGTGCGCCTGGTGGTGGTGTTCGGGGCCAGGCCGCAGATTCAGGAACGACTGGATGAAGCCGGGGTGGAGTCGTCGTTCCATCGGGATCTGCGGGTGACGCGGGAACAACATCTTCCCCTGGTATTGCAGGCCATAGGTGGACTGCGGGCCTACCTGGAAAGCCGGCTGTCCATGGGACTGGTGAATTCGCCCATGCACAATGCCCGCATTCGCGTCAGTGGTGGCAACTTTGTGGCCGCCCGCCCGGTTGGCGTTCTTGATGGTATCGACTTCGGGTATACCGGTCGGGTTCGCAGGGTGGACGTGGCCGGTATCGAAAAGCTGCTGGAACTGGGGCACATTGTCCTGTTGCCGCCCCAGGGGTATTCGCCAACCGGGGACGCCTTCAATTTGTCCTACGAGGATGTCGGCAGCCAGGTTGCAGCGGCGCTGCAGGCCGAAAAGCTGATCATGTTTATTGACGATCAGGGACTGCTCGAGTCCGATGGTTCGCTGATTCGCGAATTGTCCGCGAGACAGGCCAATGAACGGCTGGCGGCGGGCGCAGTCACCGGCCACGATGCGGCATTGCTGAAAGCTGCCTGTGACGCCTGCGTCAAGGGCGTGCGGCGGTCCCACATCATCAGTTATGTGAACGACGGTGCCCTGCTGGAGGAACTGTTTACTCGTGATGGCTCCGGTACGCTGGTCAGTGGTGACCATTACGAGCAGATCCGCCAGGCCCGGGTGGAGGACATCGGCGGTGTGCTGGAGCTGATCCAGCCGCTGGAGGAACAGGGTATCCTGGTGCGCCGCTCGCGGGAGATGCTGGAAACGGAAATTGACCGATTCGTGGTCGCGGAGCGGGACGGTACCATTGTCGGATGCGCTGCGCTGTATCACTACCCGGATGAAGGCGCGGGTGAATTGTCGTGTTTTGCGGTGGATCCGAACTACCGTCGTTCCGGACGGGGGGACGATATTCTCGCGATGGTGGAAAAACTGGCGCGGGGCCAGGGCATTCAGCAATTGTTTGTGCTGACGACCCAGACCGAACACTGGTTCCGGGAGCGGGGCTTCCAGCCCTCCACAGTGCAGGCTCTGCCGGGCCCCAAGCTGGCGTCCTACAACACCCAGCGTAACTCAAAGGTGTTCGTCAAAACGCTGTGA
- a CDS encoding phosphomannomutase/phosphoglucomutase produces MKLGRKKSDEAVAETADKPAGKQKRKSREARGPGLRRLGAVASVQAVTVLVGGLLAAALLYLLVLGPAELRRADNLAAQEVDAAASQLNLHLATLQSAVEGLAAQRHVREALIDSAGIESVAAELGGTLPGVQAVHLFPYGDIPRSTGGSDTLGFAGLDLARRAESGNTLHPDAFPRDGQWYFQMAAAVRNPGNRATAGSMLVVFDASGLQPLLTVNNRELGGKMSLIQSVSGSSRVVASNGVGDGDAVERALAAPGWSLRYQPASAPAPVVNIGLAIILTLVPALMAAIVVWVLLGNAQRGLRQDVSVLIQWAHKVFSGERLKLPTLKWDLVASMGEALYRLSQVVDKRLVKAAESARSRAPVGETGATEEPLFQDKDMLDIDMLDGDDDVLGLGGGAGDEATNGPDNTPAVEEVAMPQVDIPAGIFRAYDIRGIVGETLSSEIVNVIGQAIGSEAAERNIDSLCIGYDGRHSSPDLADALARGIMSAGCNVIHVGAVPTPVLYFATHYLQTGSGVMVTGSHNPANYNGLKIMLGGETLSGEAIQKLYQRTQTGDMVRGQGAQSSEDVRRAYLDRIVGDIAVAAPLKVVLDAGNGIAGELAPMLVEELGCEVVPLYCEVDGDFPNHHPDPGKPDNLVDLIARVKSERADIGLAFDGDGDRLGVVTNSGKIIWPDRLLMLFARDVVSRNPGSDVLYDVKCSRRLAGVISESGGRPIMWKTGHSLMKAKMKETGALLAGEMSGHIFFGERWYGFDDGLYSAARLLEILGVEDRHSDEVFEDFPEDISTPELNVEVTEESKFQLVERLGREGEFGDGSISTIDGIRVDSADGWGLCRASNTTPVLVLRFEAETEEALERIKSVFRGQLRKVAPDLVADF; encoded by the coding sequence ATGAAGCTGGGTAGGAAGAAATCGGATGAGGCCGTAGCGGAGACAGCGGACAAGCCGGCAGGCAAACAGAAGCGCAAGAGTCGGGAAGCCAGGGGGCCAGGTCTGAGGCGATTGGGGGCCGTGGCCAGTGTTCAGGCTGTCACTGTGCTGGTGGGCGGGCTGTTGGCAGCGGCACTGCTTTACCTGTTGGTGCTCGGGCCGGCGGAATTGCGCCGCGCTGACAACCTGGCTGCGCAGGAAGTCGATGCCGCCGCCAGCCAGTTGAACCTGCACCTTGCTACCCTGCAGTCTGCTGTCGAGGGCCTTGCAGCCCAGCGCCACGTCCGTGAGGCCCTGATTGATAGCGCGGGGATAGAATCGGTCGCTGCGGAACTGGGTGGCACCCTTCCGGGCGTCCAGGCCGTGCATCTGTTTCCCTATGGTGATATTCCGCGAAGTACAGGTGGTTCCGACACGCTCGGGTTTGCTGGACTGGACCTGGCGCGCAGGGCTGAGTCTGGCAATACGCTGCACCCTGATGCTTTCCCGCGGGACGGCCAGTGGTATTTCCAGATGGCAGCCGCGGTTCGCAACCCCGGTAACCGCGCCACGGCAGGCAGTATGTTGGTGGTGTTTGATGCGTCCGGATTGCAGCCGCTGCTGACGGTGAATAATCGTGAGCTGGGCGGAAAAATGTCACTGATACAAAGTGTCAGTGGTTCGTCCCGGGTGGTGGCAAGCAATGGCGTTGGCGATGGTGATGCGGTGGAACGGGCACTGGCTGCTCCGGGCTGGTCTCTTAGATACCAGCCCGCGTCCGCGCCGGCGCCGGTGGTTAACATCGGCCTTGCTATTATCCTGACCCTGGTTCCCGCCCTGATGGCCGCCATTGTGGTCTGGGTGCTGCTGGGGAATGCCCAGCGCGGTCTTCGCCAGGATGTGTCCGTACTGATCCAGTGGGCCCACAAGGTGTTTAGTGGCGAGCGACTCAAGCTGCCGACGCTGAAATGGGATCTGGTGGCATCCATGGGTGAAGCGCTCTATCGCCTGTCCCAGGTGGTGGACAAGCGCTTGGTCAAGGCTGCGGAGTCCGCGCGCTCCCGAGCTCCGGTAGGAGAAACAGGCGCTACCGAGGAGCCGTTGTTCCAGGATAAGGACATGCTGGATATTGATATGCTGGACGGTGACGATGACGTGCTGGGGTTGGGAGGCGGCGCTGGTGACGAAGCAACCAATGGCCCTGATAACACCCCCGCAGTGGAGGAAGTGGCGATGCCCCAGGTTGACATACCGGCGGGCATCTTTCGCGCCTATGATATTCGCGGTATCGTCGGTGAAACCCTGTCATCGGAGATCGTCAACGTTATCGGGCAGGCCATCGGCAGCGAAGCAGCGGAACGTAACATCGACAGCCTCTGTATTGGTTATGATGGCCGGCATTCGAGCCCTGATCTGGCCGATGCCCTTGCCAGGGGGATCATGTCCGCTGGCTGTAACGTGATTCATGTGGGCGCGGTTCCCACGCCGGTGCTGTATTTTGCTACCCATTATCTGCAAACCGGGTCTGGAGTGATGGTGACGGGAAGTCACAATCCCGCCAACTATAACGGACTGAAAATCATGCTGGGGGGTGAGACGCTTTCCGGCGAGGCAATCCAGAAGTTGTACCAGCGAACCCAGACCGGCGACATGGTCCGTGGTCAGGGTGCACAATCGTCTGAAGATGTGCGCCGTGCGTATCTGGACCGGATTGTTGGGGACATCGCCGTGGCCGCCCCCCTGAAAGTGGTACTGGACGCTGGCAATGGTATTGCCGGTGAGCTGGCGCCCATGCTGGTGGAAGAACTGGGTTGTGAGGTGGTCCCCCTTTATTGTGAAGTGGACGGAGACTTTCCCAACCACCATCCCGACCCGGGCAAACCCGATAACCTGGTGGATCTGATTGCGCGGGTGAAGTCTGAACGGGCGGATATTGGTCTGGCGTTCGATGGTGATGGTGATCGCCTGGGCGTGGTCACCAACAGCGGCAAGATCATCTGGCCCGACCGGCTGCTGATGCTGTTTGCCAGGGACGTTGTCTCCCGCAATCCCGGTTCCGATGTGTTGTACGATGTAAAATGTAGCCGTCGCCTGGCGGGGGTGATTTCCGAATCGGGTGGTCGCCCGATTATGTGGAAAACCGGCCACTCCCTGATGAAGGCCAAGATGAAGGAGACCGGTGCGTTGCTCGCTGGAGAGATGAGCGGGCACATATTCTTTGGCGAGCGTTGGTACGGCTTTGATGATGGGCTGTATTCGGCAGCGCGCCTGCTGGAGATCCTGGGTGTTGAGGATCGCCACAGTGACGAAGTGTTCGAAGACTTCCCGGAAGATATCAGTACCCCGGAACTGAATGTCGAGGTCACTGAGGAGAGCAAGTTCCAGCTGGTGGAACGCCTGGGCCGCGAAGGCGAATTCGGGGACGGGAGTATCAGTACCATCGACGGTATCCGTGTGGATTCCGCCGATGGCTGGGGTTTGTGCCGTGCCTCCAACACGACACCGGTGCTGGTGCTCCGATTCGAAGCAGAAACCGAGGAGGCGCTGGAGCGTATCAAGAGTGTGTTTCGTGGTCAGCTACGGAAAGTGGCTCCCGACCTCGTGGCAGATTTTTAA
- the coaBC gene encoding bifunctional phosphopantothenoylcysteine decarboxylase/phosphopantothenate--cysteine ligase CoaBC: MAAKRILLGITGGIAAYKSAELVRLLKKAGYPVRVVMTRGAEAFVTPLTFQALSGEPVRTSLLDPEAEQGMGHIELAKWADQVVIAPATADFIARLAQGMADDLLTTLCCATEAPIVVAPAMNQAMWNNHRTQRNIGLLESDPQVTLWGPDQGSQACGDTGPGRMLEAQDLFERITAVYDGPLSGKRVVITAGPTREPIDPIRYISNHSSGKMGYAIAAAARDAGAQVVLISGPVSIPAPTGVEVRAVVTADDMLAAAGQAVDEGCDVFIATAAVADYRPDTCASDKIKKTREDMTLSLVRNPDTLASIAARPDAPFTVGFAAETRDVEHYARDKMQRKKLNMIVANDVSEPGIGFNSDNNAVTVFWRSGQQAIGPESKAGIAHQLVELIAEQIQ; the protein is encoded by the coding sequence ATGGCCGCGAAACGAATTCTGCTGGGGATCACCGGTGGTATTGCCGCTTACAAGAGCGCGGAGCTGGTGCGGTTGTTGAAGAAGGCCGGGTACCCGGTACGTGTCGTCATGACCCGCGGTGCGGAGGCCTTCGTGACGCCATTGACCTTTCAGGCGCTCAGTGGGGAGCCGGTGCGGACATCCCTGCTGGACCCGGAAGCGGAGCAGGGAATGGGGCACATTGAGCTGGCGAAATGGGCGGACCAGGTGGTCATCGCCCCGGCGACCGCCGACTTTATTGCCCGTCTGGCCCAGGGTATGGCGGACGATTTGCTAACCACGCTGTGTTGTGCCACTGAAGCGCCCATCGTGGTGGCGCCTGCGATGAATCAGGCCATGTGGAATAACCACCGCACCCAGCGCAACATCGGATTGCTGGAATCGGATCCGCAGGTCACGCTTTGGGGGCCGGATCAGGGGTCACAGGCCTGCGGGGATACCGGGCCGGGCCGTATGCTGGAGGCTCAGGATTTGTTTGAGCGCATTACCGCGGTCTACGACGGACCGTTGTCGGGCAAGCGGGTCGTTATTACCGCCGGGCCAACGCGGGAACCCATCGATCCGATCCGCTACATCAGCAACCACAGTTCGGGGAAAATGGGCTATGCCATCGCTGCCGCAGCCAGGGATGCCGGTGCCCAGGTGGTGTTGATCAGTGGGCCGGTGTCCATCCCGGCACCCACCGGTGTGGAGGTTCGTGCCGTGGTCACGGCCGACGACATGTTGGCTGCCGCCGGGCAGGCAGTGGATGAGGGCTGTGATGTATTCATTGCTACCGCGGCCGTTGCCGATTACCGGCCGGATACCTGTGCCAGTGACAAGATCAAGAAGACCCGCGAGGATATGACGCTGTCGCTGGTACGTAACCCCGATACCCTGGCGTCCATCGCGGCTCGTCCCGATGCGCCGTTCACGGTGGGCTTCGCGGCGGAAACCCGCGATGTGGAACACTATGCCCGGGACAAGATGCAGCGCAAGAAGCTGAACATGATTGTGGCCAACGATGTATCGGAGCCCGGGATCGGCTTCAACAGTGACAATAATGCCGTCACGGTGTTCTGGCGCTCGGGGCAGCAGGCCATCGGGCCGGAAAGCAAGGCCGGCATTGCCCACCAACTGGTGGAACTGATTGCCGAACAGATCCAATAA
- the rpmG gene encoding 50S ribosomal protein L33 produces the protein MREKIKLVSSAGTGHFYTTNKNKRNTPEKIEIKKYDPVVRKHVAYKEAKIK, from the coding sequence ATGCGCGAGAAAATCAAGCTGGTTTCATCAGCAGGTACTGGTCACTTCTATACGACCAACAAGAACAAGCGTAACACTCCGGAAAAAATCGAGATCAAGAAGTACGATCCGGTTGTCCGCAAGCACGTTGCGTACAAGGAAGCCAAGATCAAGTAA
- a CDS encoding endonuclease/exonuclease/phosphatase family protein — MYRHIRKQLDGFLRPTGEPRGRCSGSEHVPEFEPHRHIRLLTFNIQVGINTSSYRHYLTRSWQHFLPHRNRIGNLDRIATLLRNYDVVALQECDGGSLRSGYINQVQYLAEAAGIPYWYQQLNRNLGQIAQHSNGLLSRYRPLDVTEHRLPGLIPGRGAIIARYGSEDDPLVLVMMHLSLSRAAQQRQLGYIRELVGDYQHVVLMGDMNNHAEELLTQTPLKETDLIPLPDTAHSFPSWRPEKALDHILVSPSLEIRRSEVVSYPMSDHLPIAMDVALPKGYLEAF, encoded by the coding sequence ATGTACAGACACATTCGCAAGCAGCTGGATGGGTTTCTCCGACCGACCGGAGAGCCCAGGGGGCGTTGTTCCGGAAGTGAGCATGTGCCCGAGTTTGAACCTCACCGGCACATCCGGCTGCTGACCTTCAACATACAGGTGGGTATCAATACCTCCTCCTACCGCCATTACCTGACCCGCAGTTGGCAGCACTTCCTGCCGCATCGCAATCGCATCGGGAATCTGGATCGAATCGCAACCCTGTTGCGGAACTACGACGTGGTGGCGTTGCAGGAGTGTGACGGTGGCAGTCTGAGAAGTGGCTATATCAATCAGGTTCAGTATCTGGCGGAAGCAGCCGGTATTCCATACTGGTACCAGCAACTGAATCGAAACCTCGGGCAGATCGCCCAGCACAGTAACGGTTTGCTGAGCCGGTACCGGCCACTGGATGTCACCGAGCACAGGTTGCCGGGGTTGATTCCCGGGCGTGGTGCCATTATTGCCCGCTACGGTTCGGAGGACGATCCGCTGGTGCTGGTGATGATGCACCTGTCATTGAGTCGGGCGGCCCAGCAGAGGCAGCTGGGGTACATCCGGGAGTTGGTTGGTGATTACCAGCATGTGGTATTGATGGGGGATATGAATAACCACGCGGAAGAACTGCTGACACAGACGCCACTCAAGGAAACCGACCTGATCCCCTTGCCGGATACCGCTCACAGTTTCCCGAGCTGGAGGCCGGAGAAAGCCCTGGATCATATTCTGGTCAGTCCCAGCCTGGAAATTCGACGCTCTGAAGTGGTCAGCTATCCGATGTCGGATCATTTGCCCATTGCCATGGACGTGGCGTTGCCGAAGGGCTATCTGGAAGCCTTCTGA
- a CDS encoding acetylornithine deacetylase produces MKRLLTFGVVVVLLGWLLFKASVWWLADQRLAEARKAIESVGVIQRGAIGSGIEGRLLLTAASYQDFRLAQPIDIGRMAFDAGSPLNLLTVLVDPDRLPAVWSLRAENVELALEATMFRNWVTASGETNPALFAPVCGPDHRQQLGSGDLVRMGVNGIVGEAQIRQHPDRLYLELTTASTGSLEVEWPGARVDIMNRDQPVQGADAPMTVTIRDGGLMRRVAAYCARESLVTTAEWTSLVMDAFRKALNARGYEASAQLLALYRQWLTEGGELTLVLEPGQPVYGVPVQGVGEENIPDLTVSYNGQLVPDVYLKQVEAPEPMVAEQSLQPVVPEGADNPVVGWYPAELAEAGRWVGHNVRITLSNDNVVEGRLASVGEQSLEVARIVGGGEIAYPMVIRAIDTFEVWRRGQAR; encoded by the coding sequence ATGAAACGCCTGCTGACCTTTGGTGTTGTCGTGGTTCTGCTGGGCTGGTTGCTGTTCAAGGCGTCTGTCTGGTGGCTGGCGGACCAGCGCCTGGCTGAAGCCAGGAAGGCCATAGAGAGCGTCGGGGTTATTCAGCGGGGCGCTATCGGTTCCGGCATTGAAGGTCGCCTGCTGTTGACGGCTGCCAGTTACCAGGATTTTCGGCTGGCACAGCCGATCGACATTGGCCGGATGGCGTTTGACGCAGGTTCACCGCTGAATCTCCTGACGGTTCTGGTGGATCCTGACCGTCTGCCAGCGGTCTGGTCACTGCGGGCGGAGAACGTCGAGCTCGCCCTGGAAGCCACCATGTTCCGCAACTGGGTTACCGCCTCCGGGGAGACCAACCCGGCGCTGTTTGCCCCCGTGTGTGGTCCGGACCATCGTCAACAATTGGGGAGCGGGGATCTGGTGCGCATGGGGGTTAATGGCATCGTCGGGGAGGCTCAGATCCGCCAGCATCCTGACCGTCTGTACCTGGAACTGACCACCGCAAGTACCGGTAGCCTGGAGGTCGAGTGGCCCGGGGCGCGGGTTGATATCATGAACCGCGATCAGCCGGTGCAGGGCGCTGACGCTCCAATGACGGTGACCATCCGTGACGGTGGTCTGATGCGCCGGGTCGCAGCCTACTGCGCCCGGGAGTCGTTGGTGACGACGGCGGAATGGACCAGTCTTGTCATGGATGCTTTTCGCAAGGCGCTGAATGCCCGCGGTTATGAGGCCAGCGCCCAGTTGCTTGCCCTCTACCGTCAGTGGTTGACCGAAGGTGGCGAACTGACCTTGGTGCTGGAGCCCGGTCAGCCGGTCTATGGCGTGCCGGTGCAGGGAGTCGGCGAGGAAAATATCCCGGATCTGACGGTCAGTTACAATGGTCAGTTGGTGCCGGATGTCTATCTGAAGCAGGTTGAGGCACCGGAGCCGATGGTTGCCGAGCAGTCCCTGCAGCCTGTGGTACCGGAAGGCGCCGACAATCCGGTGGTGGGTTGGTACCCTGCGGAATTGGCAGAAGCCGGACGTTGGGTCGGGCATAATGTGAGAATTACCCTGTCCAACGATAATGTGGTGGAGGGCCGGCTGGCCAGTGTCGGCGAGCAGAGCCTGGAGGTTGCCCGGATTGTCGGTGGTGGTGAAATCGCCTATCCAATGGTGATTCGTGCAATTGATACATTTGAGGTCTGGCGGCGTGGCCAGGCCCGGTGA
- the rpmB gene encoding 50S ribosomal protein L28 encodes MSRVCQVTGKRPVTGNNVSHAMNHTRRRFLPNLQNHRFWVESEKRFVKLRVSTKGMRIIDKKGIDAVLADLRARGEKV; translated from the coding sequence ATGTCCAGAGTTTGTCAGGTTACCGGTAAGCGTCCGGTCACCGGTAACAATGTATCCCACGCGATGAATCACACCCGTCGTCGCTTTCTGCCAAATCTGCAGAACCACCGCTTCTGGGTTGAATCAGAGAAGCGTTTCGTGAAGCTGCGCGTTTCCACCAAGGGCATGCGCATCATCGACAAAAAAGGCATTGACGCTGTGCTGGCCGATCTTCGTGCCCGCGGCGAGAAAGTTTAA
- the radC gene encoding RadC family protein: MTTHPWPADERPRERLLAHGPDSLSDAELLAIFLRTGTAGMPVMDLARHLIDAFGGLRGLMTASRRQFCGVRGLGTAKYAQVQAAMEMAQRVMDEPLRQGDPLRSPADTRRFLCSRLGTYPHEVFAGLFLDNRHRVIQYRELFRGTIDGAAVYPREVVRQALEYNAAAVIFAHNHPSGVAEPSQADIALTGRLKEALGLVDIRVLDHMVVGHGEVISLAERGLM, from the coding sequence ATGACAACCCACCCCTGGCCTGCGGACGAACGCCCGCGGGAAAGATTGCTGGCCCACGGGCCCGACAGCCTCTCCGATGCCGAACTACTGGCCATATTCCTTCGCACCGGCACCGCCGGCATGCCGGTCATGGATCTGGCGCGACACCTTATCGACGCCTTTGGCGGACTCCGGGGCCTGATGACCGCCTCCCGGCGGCAGTTCTGTGGCGTCAGGGGACTGGGGACGGCCAAATACGCCCAGGTGCAGGCGGCCATGGAAATGGCGCAAAGAGTGATGGACGAGCCCCTCAGACAAGGAGACCCTCTGCGCTCGCCGGCGGACACCCGGCGGTTTCTGTGCAGTCGTCTTGGCACCTACCCCCACGAAGTGTTCGCCGGCCTGTTTCTGGATAACCGCCACCGCGTGATCCAATACCGGGAACTGTTCCGCGGCACCATTGACGGCGCAGCCGTGTATCCCAGGGAGGTAGTCCGGCAAGCTTTGGAGTATAATGCGGCGGCAGTCATTTTTGCCCACAATCATCCATCCGGTGTGGCCGAACCCAGTCAGGCGGATATTGCCCTGACCGGACGCCTTAAAGAAGCTCTTGGCCTGGTGGATATCAGGGTTCTTGACCATATGGTCGTAGGCCACGGTGAGGTAATATCCCTGGCTGAACGGGGACTGATGTAA
- the dut gene encoding dUTP diphosphatase, which produces MTRQTFQVRILDPRIGDSIAFPEYATTGSAGLDLRACLDEPLTLKPGDTQLIRTGLSIHIADPSLAAMILPRSGLGHKHGIVLGNLVGLIDSDYQGELMVSCWNRGQGEFTVDVGERLAQLVLVPVVQADFEVVESFDASARGVGGFGSTGTR; this is translated from the coding sequence ATGACACGACAAACTTTCCAGGTCCGCATTCTGGACCCACGCATCGGGGACAGTATTGCGTTTCCGGAATACGCCACGACCGGATCGGCAGGACTGGATCTGAGGGCTTGCCTGGACGAACCGTTAACCCTGAAGCCCGGAGATACCCAGTTGATCAGGACCGGACTGTCGATCCATATTGCCGACCCGTCCCTGGCAGCCATGATTCTGCCCCGCAGTGGCCTGGGCCATAAACATGGCATTGTGCTGGGCAACCTGGTGGGGCTGATCGATTCCGATTACCAGGGAGAGCTGATGGTGTCGTGCTGGAATCGGGGGCAGGGCGAATTCACCGTGGATGTCGGGGAGCGTCTGGCACAGCTGGTGCTGGTGCCGGTTGTGCAGGCCGATTTCGAAGTGGTGGAGTCGTTTGATGCCAGCGCCCGTGGCGTCGGCGGATTCGGGTCAACAGGAACCCGCTGA
- a CDS encoding aminopeptidase, whose protein sequence is MIQLNQIYLLLLLVTLLPGCSTIGYYSQAIGGHVSLMLASQPLDDLVADPDTNSELRRKLILADQARQFAETRLALPTGEAYADYSELGRPWVVVNLVAVPEFSLTPHQWCYPVVGCQAYRGYFDLDGARAEQRQFDKRGYDTFIGGVTAYSTLGWFDDPLHSGFTSLSDDRMVALIFHELAHRVLYIDQDTAFNESFATAVELEGLRLWLEERGEGEQFEAALRRQEQRNQTLALVENTSRELEALYQREGELSTDTMRHQKEQLFAELISQYNRLAMHWEEPGPLGKRIESLNNANIALFRQYNQYVPGFRQLLKEQDYRFDDFLTGYWPCPNRTRNNAYRLSGNCHSVLTNTFELRWVL, encoded by the coding sequence ATGATACAGCTTAATCAGATCTATCTTCTTTTGCTACTGGTAACCCTACTTCCAGGGTGTTCGACTATTGGCTACTACAGCCAGGCGATTGGTGGTCATGTTTCGTTGATGCTGGCCTCTCAGCCACTGGACGACCTGGTGGCCGATCCCGACACCAACAGCGAACTGAGACGCAAGCTGATCCTGGCAGACCAGGCCCGCCAGTTTGCCGAAACCCGCCTCGCGCTACCCACCGGCGAGGCGTATGCAGACTATTCCGAGCTGGGCAGGCCCTGGGTCGTGGTCAATCTGGTGGCGGTACCGGAATTCTCCCTCACGCCGCATCAATGGTGCTATCCGGTCGTCGGGTGTCAGGCTTACCGCGGCTATTTCGACCTCGACGGTGCACGGGCAGAACAGCGCCAGTTCGACAAGCGCGGCTATGACACCTTCATCGGCGGTGTGACGGCCTATTCGACCCTGGGCTGGTTTGACGACCCGCTCCACAGCGGGTTCACGAGTCTATCCGATGATCGCATGGTCGCACTGATATTCCATGAACTGGCCCACCGGGTGCTCTACATCGACCAGGACACGGCGTTTAACGAGAGTTTTGCCACGGCTGTGGAACTGGAAGGCCTCAGGCTTTGGCTGGAGGAACGGGGCGAAGGCGAACAGTTCGAGGCGGCACTGCGGCGTCAGGAACAGCGCAACCAGACTCTGGCCCTGGTGGAGAACACGTCCCGGGAACTGGAAGCCCTTTACCAGCGCGAAGGAGAGTTATCCACGGACACCATGAGACATCAGAAAGAGCAGCTGTTCGCGGAGCTGATCAGTCAATACAACCGGTTGGCCATGCACTGGGAAGAACCCGGACCTTTGGGGAAACGCATTGAGTCGCTCAATAACGCCAACATTGCCCTGTTCCGTCAATACAACCAGTATGTCCCCGGCTTTCGGCAGTTGCTGAAAGAACAGGATTACCGCTTTGATGACTTTTTGACCGGGTACTGGCCCTGTCCGAACAGGACGAGGAACAACGCATACAGGCTCTCAGGCAACTGTCACAGCGTTTTGACGAACACCTTTGAGTTACGCTGGGTGTTGTAG